One window from the genome of Candidatus Atribacteria bacterium encodes:
- a CDS encoding xanthine phosphoribosyltransferase yields MSKNKNSYQRNFPVTWEQFHRDSRALAWRLLDTKKKWDRIIAVARGGLIPAAIIARELDIHYVDTICISSYTLRHQGELSILKSITEFKDGV; encoded by the coding sequence ATGAGTAAAAATAAAAACAGTTACCAGCGAAATTTCCCAGTCACCTGGGAACAATTTCATCGGGATAGTCGAGCTTTGGCCTGGAGGTTACTGGATACGAAGAAGAAATGGGATAGAATTATTGCTGTAGCGCGAGGAGGATTAATTCCGGCTGCTATCATTGCCCGAGAATTGGATATTCATTATGTAGATACAATTTGTATTTCCAGCTATACCTTAAGACATCAAGGAGAGCTTTCCATCTTAAAAAGTATTACTGAATTTAAAGATGGAGT